CCGGCTAAGATTCCACCAGAGCCCAAGGGGTCCAGCTCTCTCTGCCCCAGCCAAAGGTTTACCATATAAGATTCTTTTAAAgagttaattatttatttcagagaagagagaaccagaattatCGCTCCGGCACATGTGAtggcaaggatcaaactcagaacctcgtgcttgaaagtccagcCCTATCCACAGCattacctcccaggctgctgtttGTGTAAGACTTAAACGAAACACATAAGCCCGGGTATTGAGTGGAAGCTGGGAGGCTGCACTAATGGCGAGAACTGCCTGGTGTCTGGTACACACTCTGCTCCTAGACATGAtctcctgggcctcagtttcctgagGATGGAGCTAGTTGGTCTCTGCAGGCCCTTATCTGGGCCTAAGTATAGTAGCCCTTGATGCTACGCACACTGCGGACAAATGTACGGATAAGACCAAAACTGACAGCCTCACCTCACCACTCTCCTTATCCTGGCCTCTGGCCTCAATACCTTTGTCTGGGAGGGCAGAGGACCAGATGTCACTGGaggttttgatttgttttgttttggggagagacagacagggagtgaGAGTAGCCACAGCACCGGCGCTTCCATCAGTGTGGAGGCATCAAACGTGAGTTGTGTATGCGGCAGAGGAGCGCACCAACCAAGTGAGCTGCTTGACTGCTCGACTGGCCCCAGCTAGCTCTAGAGTTTTATCTCACCCCGGGGACTGGGTGGTTCTGATTTCTTGGAGTCTGATGTTCCAAGGGGCCACAGTACCCAACCTGCTCAGTGCCTTGTGGTCTTCTTTCAGCATCTACGAGAAGTTGATCCAGTTCTGTGCAATCGATGAGCTTGGCACCAACTACCCAAAGGTACATCTTGCATGTGGCTAAGTGAAAAGGGAGCCCCTGTGTTCACAGAGCCCCCACTTCTGTCACTTTAGCTCCAGTTGCTCTGAAATAGTCCACTCAGGAAACTCAGCAACAGCTGGGCCCCTGGGCCCCTGGTTGACTAGAGTCTGTCTGAATGTAGACTCACTGTGCCTATGTACCAGCCTGTGACGCAGCTCTCATTCCTAAGACCGAATCAGCCACCCTCTGGACTGGAGACCAGTTATGACAGCTCAGCCCTGTGCCCTCAAAGACAATGGGGATGGGACAGCAGGCCAGGAAGGTCTGTAGAAAGACTTAGGGGACAACAGGCACATCACTGAGTCCTTCGTTGTCAGATTGCCCCTACTGACTATAGCTTgagccttgttttttatttttattttcttacttgCTTTTCAGGATATGTTTGACCCCCATGGATGGTCTGAGGACTCCTATTACGAGGCATTAGGTAGGTAATCATTGTCCATCAGTCATCCAGGTAACTATGCCAGGGCCTCTTCTGTTAGGCCAactctgaggacccaggtatATGGTCTTTTAAATATGAATGAGAGTAACACCACTCCCAGGCcaattatttcattctttttatttcagagagagagagagagaccatggcactgctccaccatctttgGAGCGTCCCCCAGTGCCCTGGTGTGTTGGTGGGACTCTAACTTAGGGCTTTGTGTATCGTCAcacacattttttgtttgtttctttgtttttgactccaggattattgctgaggttcagtgctcctagaggctatttttcccttttgttgctcttgttttattgttgtttcggttattattgttgttgctattggtgtcgttgttggatagggcagagagaaatggagagaggaggggaagacagagggggagagatagacacctgcagacctgcttcaccacttgtgaagtgactcccctgcagatggggagctgggggcctgaaatgggatccttacactggtccttgcgctttgcaccatgtgcgcttaacccgctgcgctactgcccgaccctctttgtttgttttctttaaccagagcactgcttagctctgctctggcttatgctggtacaggggaattgaacctgagacctgggagcctcaggcttgagagtctgtttgcataaccattatgctatctcccctgccccacctcaATTATGTTTTGAGTGAGGGAGAAACAAGGATCAGCGATACTATAGAAACCATtcttcagtggtccgggaggtggtgcagtggataaagcattggattctcaaccataaggtcctgagtttgatcctggcagcacatgtaccagagtgatgtctggttctttctctcctcctatctttctcattaataaataaataaattcttttaaaaagaaaaagaaaaaccattctACCACctatggagcttcccccagtgccatggggCTCCTGTCTGGTACCTGGATTCAAATCTAGGGCCCTTATACATATTAAGGCATGTACTTCACTGGGTGAGTTGCCTCCTATCCCCTTCCCAGGCTGTTTAAGGATGTAAGCCCTCAAACAATAGATCTTAACCAGCAGCCTGTGGGCCAGATCCAACCTGCACATGTATCTTGTTCATGTTTATCCAAGGTTTgtgtaaaataaagttttatcttGCTTTACTTTGAATTAGACACTTTTCCCTACAATTTCACTTCAGCTTCTCTTGGCAAGTGGCTAGGTGGTCCATGCTTGGCCTGCATTTCCTGGTGGAAGCTCTCAGCTGACCCCTCCAGGCAGGGGACGTAACAACCCCCAACCTTGAGCCTTTGAGTCACAGGCCCCTGGGAGGGGGTAGTTAAATTAGGAAAGGGAGGCGACACATATGTTGAATTTCAGTGATACACACTTCCAAGGCTTATATGCAATggtactttaaaaagaaataataaagggttgggtggtagagcagcagattaagcgcacatagcacaaagtgcaaggacccttgcagggatcctggttcgagcccccggctccccacttgcaggggggttgcttcacagatggtgaagcaggactgcaggtgtctgtctttctcttcccctctgtctcccctctctcgatttctctctgtcctgtccagcaacaatgacaacaataatgataacgacaacaagggtaacaacaagggcaacaaaatggggaaaatgacctccaggggcagtggattcatagtgcaggcaccaagccccagcaataaccctggaggcaaaaataaaagaaaaaatattttaaaaatccgtTATTAAAGGTAGGAAGGATAGACAGTAACTCACCCAGTAAACCATATGACTTGTACATGAAGTCCTGGGTAagggtcccagcaccacataggagagctgtagagcagtgctgtagtgtctcctcTCTAAGTATATAGAATAAAAACGGGGGCGTGGGGAAtagagactcattcctgaggcttccaggtcccaggttcaatcccccacaataccataaaccagagctgagcagtgctctggtaaaaacataaaataaaatagaaattggtGGAGGTCAGCGAAATAGCTGACTGGGATAGTGCGCCACTGCATGCATGGctcgggttcaagcccaacccccaccacagtgaatgagactttgttgctgtggtctctttcactctctctacctcttttgtCTCTGTCTAAGAAAAGTcatctggagtggtgaaaccccagtgatgacaaaaaaaaaaaaaagttgaaatggGAAGGTTGCTTAACATGATCAAGTCATATCAGTAGGGCTCAATCCCTCTTGGTATGACACAGAAAGAAGTGGGGAGGggcgggaaggaaggaaagacacagggagggtgggaggggacactGAGCCCCTCCATGCCCTGGGGGCTGTTTAAGTATGTCGAATAAGAACATGGAGAAGTCGTGAGTGCTGGGCTGAGCACGTCCCTGTGTAGAGCTACCCTGGGGCTGCTTTTGTAACACTCACTTATCGTCATAGCCAAAGCCCAGAAGATCGAAATGGACAAATTGGAAAAGGCCAAAAAAGAACGAACCAAAGTAAGTACTAGCCAGAGTCCTGGGTACTGGAGCATATGGGCCCTGCTGACTAAGCCAGCGGGCCTGTCGGGCCACCGTTCCCCGGTTCATTGCCTCTGGACAAGCTTTGTTGGATTCGGCCTCTAACTCAGCTTGAAGAGGCTTCCTGGGTGCTTCTGTTCGGTTCCTGGTGTCTTGGAGCTGTATTGTGTCCTCCCTCCCCTTTGTAACCTCAGAGCCCTGATGACTTTTCATCTTTGGGGCCATCACTGTCCTTCCTGGCCTCCGGAGGCAGGGAGTTCTCCTGAGCACACTCacgtggcctggcctggccttggtCTCCCAAGCTGGCCTCGTGACCTGCCTTGGTGCTTCCCCATGGAGCCTGCAGCTGACAGCCAGGCGACCCCTCATCTTAAAATTCTAGAGTGCCACTTCCCGAGCGATGGGTCCTTGGAGGAACAGAAGTGTGACTCTAAGATGAAAAACTGGCTTTGAGGACCCTCTGTGGCCAGCGTGCCCCTCTCACCTCCGGGCAGCGGAGCCTGGCAAAGGGCAGCCTGGGAGGAGTCGGTGCTCCAGTGATGTCACTTTCTCATTGTTCCCATTAAGTGAaggtccttcctccttccctaccCCCGTCCCCTTCCAAATCCCAGCCTTATTGAAGcacctggggactgaaactgtCCTTCCCCTGACAGGCAGGCTCCTCTTCCTGCTTCTCCTGGGAGAAAGGAGGGGCCTGGCCATGAGGCGGGAAGGCAGACTATGCCCAGGCATGTTCGGCCCACGGCGGTGCTAGGAGAGCTCTGTTGCATGTTTGGAAAGCTGTGAGAGTATTCAGGCCCATTGGGCCTGTCTCCATTACCTCTCCCTTCTGCCTGTCACAGCAGAACTGCTCCTCAAAGCCTCTTTTGTGTGGTGCCAGACTCCTGTCCCTCAGGAGCAGCGCAGATactggccagaggtgagcagcGTCGCACAGGTTtcattctcctttcccttccagaTTGAGTTTGTGACGGGCACCAAGAAAGGCACTGCGACCAGCgccacagccaccaccaccaccaccacggccAGCACGGCTGCTGCAGGTAGAGGCGACTTGCCTGCTCCCGGCCACTTcgcgggggggggtggggtggggggggggactctGTGGGAGTCTGGGCCCAGATCAGCCTTGCCATGCTTTTTCCTCAGCCCAGAATTTTCCAGCTTTCTTTGTAGCTGGGCTAGAGATTCCTATGCACTGACTgctccttggactttctgtggCATGGGCCCATTTGTTTCTGCTCCCTGAACTCTAACCTCTGGCCCATAAGAAAGGAGATTATTGCTCTTCGGTATGTCACTGACTTCTCTCACCTCCTTCCTAGATGCCCAGAAGAGAAAGAGCAAGTGGGACTCAGCCATCCCAGTGACAACAATAGCCCAGCCCACCATCCTCACCACCACAGCCACCCTACCAGCCGTTGTCACAGTGACCACCAGTGCGAGTGGCTCCAAGACCACCGTGATTTCTGCTGTGGGCACCATAGTGAAGAAGGCCAAACAGTGACCCGACTGGCCAACTAAGGGTGGCTTGGACATTCTCCTCCTTGAGGAGGAGCCACTCTGGGACTGACAGGCCTGAGACCTGCTCTCCAGACGCCACCCCAGAAAGGACTTGTGTGTGGCACTGCAGCCAGAAGCAGGACATGACTTCTGAGGGATGGGGCACATTGTCCATGAACCGATTGGTGTCCGTCGCCCTATTAAAATCACCATATTCTTAGCACCTTGGCATCTCCAGTGCACTTGCCTCTATGGTCTTATCAGGCCAATATGGAGctccctgtttccatctttccttttGAGATCATTGCAACTCAGGGTTGGCAATGGGGTGGCTGAAGCCTATGACGGGCCCAGAGAAGATGTCTCATGGAGTCCCATATGTGCCTGCTCCCGAGGGGCAGTTGAGCCCACACCAGACCACTTCTCGGACACACCAGCCTTTTGAAGTCAAGTCGGTTATCGCACAGGCTGGGCTACAGCAGCTTCAGCATCCAGCCGGGGCTGCCTGGTCCCTGTGCCCAACAAGAGCTTCGTGCAGCAGATGAATCACCTCCTGCCCTGGGGGGGAGGCAGCTCACTGTTTACGTGAAAGCCTGGCTCCTGGGAGGGTCCTGCCACCCCACCCTTCCTGTGCCTGTTATCTCTGCCCCACAGCAGCCCCTGGGCAGTGCCTGAGCTCCTCGTGTGGCCAAAACAGATTTTCCAGCCACCTCAAGGGGGGACCTTTGCCTTCCTCGTTCTTTGGCAGCTGGCCACTACAGCGGAAGAGCCTGGTGTCGGAGAAGGAAGCCAAGCTGTGAAGTCTCATTGCTTCTCTGGGGGCATGAAGGTTTAGAGATTTGGGTCTAAATTACACCTGATGTTGTTGCATGACCAAAGGATTGTGGTCCCTAGAAGAAAAACGGAATCATACTTACACATGTATgtgcacacacccacacacacactctgttgcTAGATTCTTCCTCCTTTGCCAGGACTCTGCAACTTCCACCAGGCTCCCCTGTCCTGAGTAAAAGCACAGTGGGACCCTGGATGCTGGAGAAAAGcaagttgtattttattttgtgtgtgtcctAAACCCTTCCTTACTTTATTAAGTCAAATTACAGAAATAAACCTTGAGGTGATTATGAGAAATCACTGAGACTACTTAGCCAAACTGAAGCTGTGAAGCACACTGCAAGTATTTGTTGTGGGCCAGTCCTGCTCCCTCACGGTTTAGAGCAGAGGAGCAAacttaaagagaaaggaagagggagtcgggcggtagcgcagcacgctaagcacatgtggcgcaaagcacaaggaccggcgtaagcatcccagtttgagcccccggttccccacctgtaggagagtagtttcacaggcagtgaaacaggtctctgtctctccctctctgtcttcccctcctctctccgtttctctctgtcctatccaacaataataataactacaacaggggcaacaaaaggggaaaaaaaaagatgatagctGCGAccaggtggcacatctgattgagtgcacacattacagtgaacaaggactcaggttcaagcccctggtccccacctgcagaaggaaagcttcccaagtggtaaagtaggactgcagttgtttctctccctctctgtctccccctcacttctcaacttctctatctaataataaataaaatacttacagAGATGATACAGTCAGCCAGGATCATGGGGACCTGAAATTCTCCCACATGTGGCTTGTTCAGGGGGTTTGCAAGTGGGGCTCTCCACCTCTAGCAGCCTTAAGACTGATGAGCTGCCACTGCTGCTCCACGTGGGAGCCTTGTGAGTCGCGGCAGGGTCTGTGGTCCCTCTGGATGTTAGGCTTCTGTGACAGGATGAGCGCCTGCCCACCCCAGTCCCTCGGAGACACTGGCGCAGAAGACATTGGTGTCTTCTGTGGTGCTCAGAGTGTCCTGTACACCAAGGAACAAAGTGGTTTCCGACTGGTGTGTCTCTGTCCGCAATCAATTCTGTCTGTCCAGGCTGAGCCTGATCTACTCACCCCAATACCTCCCCTCTTCTGCACGTAGTGTCGTGGTCATCCAGAGCGCCACAGCTGGGATCCTGTGCACCTCCCGCTCCGCATGGGTCACACCCCTCTGGCGTCATGGTTAGTGCTGCTTGGTTGGGCTCTTCAATCCCTCTTCTGCCATCACATGGTTTCTCAGACCCTTGTTACCCAAGCACCTGGCCAGCATCTTGGTACTCCTGGCCTCTCCCCACATCCCTGAACTCCCCTtctactccctccctctccctgactGCCCAGAGGGGAGAGTTGACTTCAGCCTGGTGTAGAGgccaatacatttccttttttaaattttttatttatgaaaaggaaac
Above is a window of Erinaceus europaeus chromosome 12, mEriEur2.1, whole genome shotgun sequence DNA encoding:
- the SAP30BP gene encoding SAP30-binding protein isoform X3, which gives rise to MAGKKNVLSSLAVYAEDSEPESDGEAGIETAGSAAEEKGGLVSDAYGEDDFSRLGGDEDGYEEEEDENSRQSEDDDSETEKPETDDPKLRFPKESGTCHLMKSRSHLNPLADVQITYNIYEKLIQFCAIDELGTNYPKDMFDPHGWSEDSYYEALAKAQKIEMDKLEKAKKERTKIEFVTGTKKGTATSATATTTTTTASTAAADAQKRKSKWDSAIPVTTIAQPTILTTTATLPAVVTVTTSASGSKTTVISAVGTIVKKAKQ
- the SAP30BP gene encoding SAP30-binding protein isoform X2; its protein translation is MSCLLWRFTRKIQSPSPTARLVLKRQAVRLEDDDSETEKPETDDPKDNPEVEKRDPQELVASFSERVRNMSPDEIKIPPEPPGRCSNHLQDKIQKLYERKIKEGMDMNYIIQRKKEFRNPSIYEKLIQFCAIDELGTNYPKDMFDPHGWSEDSYYEALAKAQKIEMDKLEKAKKERTKIEFVTGTKKGTATSATATTTTTTASTAAADAQKRKSKWDSAIPVTTIAQPTILTTTATLPAVVTVTTSASGSKTTVISAVGTIVKKAKQ